A genomic segment from Deinococcus humi encodes:
- the ppgK gene encoding polyphosphate--glucose phosphotransferase → MSVILGIDIGGSGIKGAPVDTASGKLLKERHRIPTPEGAHPDAVKGVVAELAKHFGVDGPIGVTFPGIVQHGRTLSAANVDKAWIGLDADALFTEATGQAVHLINDADAAGLAEARFGAGAGVNGTVLVLTFGTGIGSALIHNGVLVPNTELGHLWLRDREAEDWASDRARERDDLNWKQWSKRVSTYLQHLELLFSPDLFIIGGGVSKKADKWQEHIKLERSRFVPAKLLNEAGIVGAAMMAQEGGPEAQQQEISPTSQSPAPKPASKAGKKK, encoded by the coding sequence ATGAGCGTGATCCTGGGCATCGATATTGGCGGCAGCGGCATCAAGGGCGCACCTGTGGACACCGCCAGCGGCAAGCTGCTCAAGGAGCGGCACCGCATCCCCACCCCCGAGGGCGCACACCCCGACGCGGTCAAGGGTGTGGTGGCCGAACTGGCAAAACACTTTGGGGTGGACGGCCCCATCGGCGTGACCTTTCCGGGCATCGTGCAGCATGGGCGGACCCTGAGCGCGGCCAATGTGGACAAGGCCTGGATTGGCCTGGACGCCGACGCACTGTTCACCGAGGCCACCGGGCAGGCGGTGCATCTGATCAACGACGCCGACGCTGCCGGACTGGCCGAGGCCCGCTTCGGGGCAGGCGCAGGCGTGAACGGCACCGTCCTCGTGCTGACCTTCGGTACGGGCATCGGCAGCGCGTTGATCCACAACGGGGTTCTCGTGCCAAACACCGAACTGGGCCACCTGTGGCTGCGCGACAGGGAGGCCGAGGACTGGGCCTCGGACCGCGCCCGCGAACGCGACGACCTCAACTGGAAACAGTGGAGCAAACGCGTCAGCACTTACCTGCAACATCTGGAACTGCTGTTCAGCCCGGATCTGTTCATCATCGGCGGCGGCGTCAGCAAGAAGGCCGACAAGTGGCAGGAGCACATCAAGCTGGAGCGCAGCAGATTCGTACCGGCCAAACTGCTCAACGAGGCCGGCATCGTCGGCGCCGCCATGATGGCGCAGGAGGGAGGCCCAGAAGCTCAGCAGCAGGAGATCAGTCCGACCTCTCAGTCTCCTGCGCCAAAGCCGGCCAGCAAAGCGGGCAAGAAGAAGTAA
- a CDS encoding DUF937 domain-containing protein has translation MMDIFNMLGGMGNAQQQISQHTGATPQQSESAMEAAIPLLLGAMTRNASSPDGAASLAGALGQHDGSALESFSQGNPPNTHEGQKILGHVFGNQQQAAAQAVGKRAGIDPQLAMQILSMAAPLVLGYLARQRGGGGGQQGPGGDLGSVLGGLLGGGSAGGMGGMLGGLLGGGQQAPQHHRQDQGSVLGGGPVISGLPPQNAQAQQGGAGGVIGTLNNVLDRDGDGNALNDLIGMFGGRR, from the coding sequence ATGATGGATATCTTCAACATGCTCGGCGGGATGGGCAACGCGCAGCAGCAGATCAGCCAGCACACCGGGGCCACCCCACAGCAGTCTGAAAGCGCCATGGAGGCGGCCATCCCGCTGCTGCTCGGGGCCATGACCCGCAACGCCAGCAGCCCGGACGGGGCGGCCTCGCTGGCCGGAGCCCTGGGCCAGCACGACGGCAGCGCCCTGGAAAGTTTCAGCCAGGGCAACCCACCCAACACGCACGAAGGCCAGAAAATCCTGGGGCACGTGTTCGGCAACCAGCAGCAGGCTGCCGCGCAGGCCGTGGGGAAACGTGCCGGAATTGACCCACAACTCGCCATGCAGATTCTGAGCATGGCCGCGCCGCTGGTGCTGGGCTACCTGGCCCGTCAGCGTGGTGGGGGCGGCGGACAGCAGGGCCCGGGCGGAGATCTTGGCAGCGTCCTGGGCGGTCTGCTGGGCGGCGGCTCGGCTGGCGGCATGGGCGGCATGCTGGGGGGTCTCCTGGGCGGCGGACAGCAGGCCCCGCAACATCACCGGCAGGATCAGGGCAGCGTCCTGGGCGGCGGCCCGGTCATCTCGGGCCTCCCCCCACAGAACGCTCAGGCACAGCAGGGGGGCGCGGGCGGCGTGATCGGCACCCTCAACAACGTACTGGACCGTGACGGTGACGGCAACGCGCTGAACGATCTAATCGGCATGTTTGGCGGACGGCGCTGA
- a CDS encoding M1 family metallopeptidase: MAHTASRVTFVPLSLLALALLTGVRAQPALPSPAVPTLPPLSAQITTQPIGDSIFPALGQAGLDVLNYDLDLTVDRPGTSELRGTAVLTIDATRALPVLSLDFSGPAVLEVNWDGLAAPFRQDEAAGKLTVQPPRPLLPGTRATVMVRFAGQVGRRPDPDLPLNVGWQAVPAEGQRAGANFTLSEPDGTRTFLPVNDHPSDPATFTTRITVPAGYTAAASGVQRSEEDAPNGGHTLTFEQAQPIPTYALAIHVGRFERVDSPAVPVGKGGSEVLRRDYFPSGIPAGTRDAYTSTGEILKVLAEWFGPFPFSAYGSAIVTPRVPALETATLSTMPVTSSNVRVLVHETAHQWFGDRVTLADWSGVWLNEGFATYAELLWAQAQGEDGEDMVRGWYTRAGRSGTRPLIATTERQLFDTTAYIRGALALHAVRLTVDDTAFKAYLRGWVSGFSARPVTTADLLIYTRSTLGAGAEAALRLWVDSPELPPLPAR; this comes from the coding sequence ATGGCCCACACCGCGAGCCGAGTGACTTTCGTGCCTTTGAGCCTGCTGGCTCTGGCCCTGCTGACGGGCGTGCGGGCCCAGCCGGCCCTTCCGTCCCCGGCCGTGCCCACCTTGCCGCCGCTGTCCGCCCAGATCACCACGCAGCCGATAGGGGACTCGATCTTTCCGGCGCTGGGACAGGCCGGGCTGGACGTGCTGAATTACGATCTGGACCTGACCGTGGACCGCCCCGGCACATCTGAACTGCGCGGCACGGCCGTGCTGACCATCGATGCCACCCGGGCCCTGCCCGTCCTCAGTCTGGACTTCTCTGGGCCAGCGGTACTGGAGGTGAACTGGGACGGCCTCGCTGCTCCATTCCGACAGGATGAGGCGGCGGGAAAGCTGACGGTTCAGCCGCCCCGTCCTCTGCTGCCCGGCACGCGGGCCACGGTCATGGTGCGGTTTGCCGGGCAGGTGGGCAGGAGGCCCGATCCCGATCTACCACTGAACGTCGGCTGGCAGGCCGTTCCAGCAGAGGGGCAGCGTGCGGGCGCAAATTTCACGCTCAGCGAGCCGGACGGCACCCGGACGTTCCTGCCCGTCAACGATCACCCCTCGGACCCGGCGACGTTCACCACCCGGATCACGGTGCCCGCCGGCTACACGGCGGCGGCCAGCGGCGTGCAGCGCTCCGAGGAGGACGCGCCGAACGGGGGCCACACATTGACCTTCGAGCAGGCGCAGCCGATTCCGACGTATGCACTGGCGATTCACGTGGGCCGCTTCGAGCGGGTGGACTCGCCCGCCGTCCCCGTGGGTAAGGGTGGATCAGAGGTGTTGAGGCGCGACTACTTTCCATCCGGCATTCCAGCTGGCACGCGCGACGCCTACACCTCCACCGGCGAGATTCTGAAGGTGCTGGCCGAGTGGTTCGGCCCGTTCCCCTTCAGTGCCTACGGCTCGGCCATCGTCACGCCGCGCGTGCCAGCGCTGGAAACGGCTACGCTATCTACCATGCCGGTCACCTCCAGCAACGTGCGCGTGCTGGTGCACGAGACGGCCCACCAGTGGTTCGGGGACCGCGTGACCCTGGCCGACTGGTCCGGGGTCTGGCTCAACGAGGGCTTCGCCACCTACGCCGAACTGCTCTGGGCACAGGCCCAGGGTGAGGACGGCGAGGACATGGTGCGCGGCTGGTACACCCGCGCAGGCCGCAGTGGGACCCGCCCCCTGATTGCCACCACCGAAAGGCAGCTCTTCGACACCACCGCGTACATCCGGGGCGCGCTGGCCCTGCACGCCGTCCGTCTGACCGTGGACGACACGGCCTTCAAGGCGTATCTGCGCGGCTGGGTCTCCGGATTCTCTGCGCGGCCCGTCACCACCGCCGACCTGCTGATCTACACCCGAAGCACGCTGGGGGCCGGGGCAGAGGCCGCCTTGCGGCTGTGGGTGGATTCACCGGAGTTGCCACCGTTGCCAGCGAGATAA
- a CDS encoding ABC transporter permease, translating into MQASLSSTIRPNVALYVSVARLGFRRQFAYPQAALWGLITNLFFGVLRISVLVALFGSRPQVAGYTVQDAITYTGLTQALIMALSLFGWTDFMRTVHRGEVASDLLRPHDLLAFWAAQDAGRAVGQFVLRGLPMLALFALLWGATFPAGVEGWLLTTLSLLLAWGCGFAFRFVVNCAAFWSPDAVGFGRFAWAVLALGSGFLMPLAFFPPWFQTVLAFTPFPSMMNTTVEIWLGIRTGPEAWAGAAAQFGWALLLLGLAALVLSRGLKRLEVAGG; encoded by the coding sequence ATGCAAGCCAGTCTGTCCTCCACCATCCGTCCCAACGTGGCCCTGTACGTCTCGGTGGCGCGCCTGGGGTTCCGGCGGCAGTTCGCGTACCCGCAGGCGGCGCTATGGGGTCTGATCACCAACCTGTTCTTCGGGGTCCTGCGCATTTCGGTGCTGGTGGCGCTGTTCGGCAGCAGGCCACAGGTGGCCGGGTACACCGTGCAGGACGCCATCACCTACACCGGGCTCACGCAGGCGCTGATCATGGCGCTGTCGTTGTTCGGCTGGACCGATTTCATGCGGACGGTTCACCGCGGCGAGGTGGCCTCTGACCTGCTGCGCCCACACGATCTGCTCGCCTTCTGGGCCGCGCAGGATGCGGGTCGGGCGGTGGGCCAGTTCGTGCTGCGCGGACTGCCCATGCTGGCGCTGTTCGCGCTGCTGTGGGGCGCGACATTTCCCGCTGGTGTCGAGGGCTGGCTGCTCACCACCCTGAGCCTGCTGCTGGCCTGGGGCTGCGGCTTTGCCTTTCGTTTTGTGGTCAACTGCGCGGCCTTCTGGTCCCCGGACGCCGTGGGCTTTGGCCGTTTCGCGTGGGCGGTGTTGGCTCTGGGCAGCGGCTTCCTAATGCCACTGGCCTTCTTTCCGCCGTGGTTTCAGACCGTGCTGGCGTTCACGCCGTTTCCCAGCATGATGAACACCACCGTGGAGATCTGGCTGGGCATCCGAACGGGACCAGAGGCGTGGGCGGGGGCGGCCGCGCAGTTTGGCTGGGCACTGCTGCTGCTGGGTCTGGCGGCCCTGGTGCTGTCACGTGGTCTGAAGCGGCTGGAGGTGGCGGGTGGATAG
- a CDS encoding NUDIX domain-containing protein → MSHLSRTLPVKRAAHVYLVRDGQLLLVEERMDDGSIFYGLPGGKAHPGETLGDAAVRQVLVETGLTVTDLVFVSLLEGELLTGTRNECYANFGRFTATFSGELNPTDPEVVGIRWVPFDQVEMLVRYGPPPEVEERNPLLWVPTRDFVQGHPRAYYPI, encoded by the coding sequence ATGAGCCACCTGTCGCGCACCCTGCCCGTCAAGCGTGCCGCGCACGTCTATCTGGTCCGCGACGGCCAGCTGCTGCTGGTCGAGGAACGCATGGACGACGGCAGCATCTTCTACGGCCTGCCCGGTGGGAAGGCGCATCCTGGCGAGACGCTGGGCGACGCCGCCGTCCGTCAGGTGCTGGTGGAAACAGGTCTGACCGTCACCGATCTGGTCTTCGTCAGTCTGCTGGAAGGCGAACTGCTGACCGGCACCCGCAACGAGTGCTACGCCAATTTCGGGCGATTCACAGCCACCTTTTCCGGTGAACTCAATCCGACTGACCCTGAGGTGGTGGGCATCCGCTGGGTGCCCTTCGATCAGGTGGAGATGCTGGTCCGTTACGGCCCCCCGCCCGAAGTCGAGGAACGCAACCCCCTGCTGTGGGTGCCCACCCGGGACTTCGTGCAGGGCCATCCACGCGCCTACTACCCGATCTAG
- a CDS encoding 2-phosphoglycerate kinase, which translates to MTQPELRIGTARHAFPFSRGLVVESLVNAGASGDVAAAAARRIEQNLRLSRRTLVTPGELQALMTEVAHDLAGEEVARAAAAQTPAFVDILVTAKKGDLPFSRGVLARTLEDAGLTGREAYATASAVDVELRQEGVRRLSAEDIDNRTERALAGRYGEHLRLTYRYLRRNRGKLGVISSENTVPTPFSKGILTQSMLAAGVTPDVARKVARVTQRDLRGSEDRVVTRTAIRTKVEALLRDEVGPDVGARYRLLRVIRRPPRPVIVLLGGVSGTGKSFLAAEIAYRLGIARVVSTDSIREVMRAMVSPALLPTLHASTFNAWEALLPPGTPRPKAPSRRELLAGFRDQVQQVNVGLGAVVARSVQEGSSLVLEGVHLVPGYLRADAFAGALVIPMLVTLPDPEEHRRHFQSRDVETAASRPLHRYMQYFDEIRAMQDELEDLARQEDVPLLDGLTLDESADQAVDVVLRRVMVALTPQERAELLGHQIGGEPSELTRDTVGD; encoded by the coding sequence TTGACCCAGCCAGAACTGCGGATCGGCACGGCACGGCACGCCTTTCCGTTCAGCCGTGGGCTGGTGGTGGAGTCGCTGGTCAACGCTGGGGCTTCAGGTGATGTGGCGGCGGCGGCAGCCCGGCGCATCGAGCAGAACTTGCGGCTGTCGAGGCGGACTTTGGTCACGCCGGGCGAATTGCAGGCCCTGATGACCGAGGTGGCGCATGATCTGGCCGGAGAGGAGGTGGCGCGCGCCGCTGCGGCGCAGACCCCCGCCTTCGTTGACATTCTGGTGACCGCCAAGAAGGGGGACCTGCCATTCAGCCGTGGTGTGCTGGCCCGCACGCTGGAGGACGCTGGCCTGACCGGGCGCGAGGCCTACGCCACCGCCAGCGCCGTGGACGTGGAGCTGCGCCAGGAGGGCGTGCGCCGGCTGAGCGCCGAGGACATTGACAACCGCACCGAGCGGGCGCTGGCTGGGCGTTACGGCGAACACCTGCGCCTGACCTACCGCTATCTGCGCCGGAATCGGGGCAAGCTGGGCGTGATCAGCAGCGAGAACACCGTCCCCACGCCGTTTTCCAAGGGCATCCTGACCCAGTCCATGCTGGCCGCCGGGGTCACACCAGACGTGGCGCGTAAAGTGGCCCGCGTGACCCAGCGCGACCTGCGCGGCTCCGAGGACCGCGTGGTGACGCGCACCGCCATCCGCACCAAGGTCGAGGCCCTGCTGCGAGACGAGGTGGGGCCGGATGTGGGCGCCCGTTACCGCCTACTACGCGTGATCCGCCGCCCGCCCCGGCCGGTGATCGTCCTGCTGGGCGGTGTGAGCGGGACTGGCAAGAGCTTCCTGGCTGCCGAGATCGCCTACCGTCTGGGCATCGCCCGCGTGGTCAGTACCGACTCCATCCGCGAGGTGATGCGCGCGATGGTTTCCCCAGCGCTGCTGCCCACGCTGCACGCCAGCACCTTCAATGCCTGGGAAGCGCTGCTGCCCCCCGGCACGCCACGCCCCAAGGCCCCCAGTCGGCGCGAGCTGCTGGCGGGCTTCCGCGATCAGGTGCAGCAGGTCAACGTGGGGCTGGGCGCGGTGGTGGCCCGCTCGGTGCAGGAGGGCAGCAGTCTGGTGCTGGAGGGTGTGCATCTGGTGCCCGGCTACCTGCGCGCCGACGCCTTTGCCGGAGCACTGGTCATTCCGATGCTGGTCACCCTGCCCGATCCCGAGGAACACCGCCGCCACTTTCAGAGCCGGGACGTGGAAACGGCGGCCAGCCGTCCCCTGCACCGCTACATGCAGTATTTCGACGAGATCCGCGCCATGCAGGACGAGCTTGAAGACCTGGCCCGCCAGGAGGACGTGCCGCTGCTGGACGGCCTGACCCTGGACGAGAGTGCCGATCAGGCGGTGGACGTGGTGTTACGCCGCGTGATGGTTGCCCTCACGCCACAAGAACGTGCGGAACTGCTGGGCCATCAGATCGGGGGCGAGCCATCGGAACTGACCCGGGATACGGTAGGGGACTGA
- a CDS encoding MerR family transcriptional regulator, whose product MNADGGTQEQWARTAMFTASEVEAQTGVAAATLRQWERRYGFPRPIRNTSGYRLYSPQDIRDIGIMQGHQRLGVSARLAAELTLRGVSADSSGPPPARQQLPPPAQPPSPIRSGVQSAELAHALARALIAADYAQAGDVLAEAHARLPVEDVMTHVMSPSLVEIGALWARGEITIAHERGASHYLRSRLSALMEVAGVEENREGGWGPLVVAACAPGEQHELGLMMLTLALRRRGVRVAYLGANVPLGDLTTFAHEREAQALLLAVNGDWALQDWATGEWIDGRWVPDKSATATDATAGGLAAISRQPILQRLGLPVFLGGALMNVRPELAAELGGLYAGPDAPTAATMISSALGHRSGIARLEVSPSQSEPHDSEPQGEDL is encoded by the coding sequence ATGAATGCGGACGGCGGAACTCAGGAACAGTGGGCCAGGACGGCCATGTTCACCGCCTCGGAAGTCGAGGCGCAGACCGGAGTGGCCGCCGCAACGTTGCGGCAGTGGGAGCGGCGCTACGGTTTTCCACGGCCCATTCGCAACACCAGTGGCTACCGCCTGTATTCGCCCCAGGACATCCGTGACATCGGCATCATGCAGGGACACCAGCGCCTGGGCGTCAGTGCCCGCCTCGCCGCCGAACTGACGCTGCGTGGGGTCTCGGCCGATAGCAGCGGACCGCCGCCCGCGCGACAACAGCTCCCGCCGCCCGCGCAGCCCCCGTCCCCGATTCGCTCCGGGGTCCAGTCGGCGGAGCTGGCACACGCGCTGGCCCGCGCCCTGATCGCGGCCGATTACGCGCAGGCCGGTGACGTGCTGGCTGAAGCCCACGCCCGGTTGCCCGTCGAGGACGTGATGACGCACGTCATGTCCCCGTCCCTGGTGGAGATAGGCGCGCTGTGGGCGCGTGGTGAGATCACCATCGCCCATGAGCGCGGGGCCAGCCACTACCTGCGCTCACGTCTCTCGGCCCTGATGGAGGTTGCGGGCGTCGAGGAGAACCGGGAAGGGGGGTGGGGCCCGCTGGTGGTGGCGGCCTGCGCGCCCGGCGAGCAGCACGAGCTGGGCCTGATGATGCTGACCCTGGCGCTGCGCCGCCGGGGCGTGCGCGTGGCGTACCTGGGCGCGAACGTGCCGCTGGGCGATCTGACCACCTTCGCCCACGAGCGGGAGGCGCAGGCGCTGCTGCTGGCCGTGAACGGTGACTGGGCGCTTCAGGACTGGGCGACGGGGGAATGGATAGATGGGCGCTGGGTGCCCGACAAGAGCGCCACAGCCACTGACGCCACAGCTGGTGGTTTGGCGGCCATCTCAAGGCAACCCATCCTGCAGCGGCTGGGCCTGCCGGTCTTCCTGGGTGGGGCCCTGATGAACGTCCGTCCCGAACTGGCAGCCGAGTTGGGTGGCCTTTACGCTGGCCCAGACGCTCCAACTGCTGCCACGATGATTTCCAGTGCGCTGGGCCACCGTTCAGGTATCGCGCGGCTGGAGGTATCTCCGTCCCAGTCAGAACCACACGATTCAGAACCGCAGGGGGAAGACCTATGA
- a CDS encoding ABC transporter permease, whose product MDRSLRVPPRHGSEEGVLSSAAHHLRLYFLLLRAQARSQAVYRLSFALDAVGSAFITLSEFAAFVLVLPRFGTLSGWTLGDVALLYGLAELAFVLMDLLFGGFDAPNLSQHVRSGSFNTFLLRPAPLRLQVFGSDFALRRVMRVFLAAGILAYGVAASGAVWTPEAALLLTGSVLGMVAFFGGLFVIGGTLTFWTVESVEAMNVLTYGGRTLISYPMDIYGQFLRKTFTYLIPAAFLSYFPVLHVLGRPLPDGLPLLAAYLSPLVGPLMLAAAFAFWRLGVRHYGGTGT is encoded by the coding sequence GTGGATAGATCGTTACGTGTCCCCCCGCGCCATGGGTCTGAAGAGGGGGTTCTGTCTTCGGCGGCCCACCACCTGCGCCTCTACTTTCTCCTGCTGCGCGCCCAGGCCCGTTCGCAGGCCGTCTACCGCCTGTCCTTCGCGCTGGACGCGGTGGGCTCGGCCTTTATTACCCTGTCGGAGTTCGCGGCTTTCGTGCTGGTGCTGCCGCGCTTCGGCACCCTGAGTGGCTGGACCCTGGGCGACGTGGCTCTGCTGTACGGCCTGGCCGAACTGGCCTTTGTGCTGATGGACCTGTTGTTCGGCGGCTTCGACGCCCCCAACCTGAGCCAGCATGTCCGCAGCGGCAGTTTCAACACCTTTCTGCTGCGGCCCGCACCGCTGCGCCTGCAGGTCTTCGGCTCGGATTTCGCGTTGCGGCGGGTGATGCGCGTGTTTCTGGCCGCGGGAATTCTCGCCTACGGTGTGGCCGCCTCGGGGGCCGTGTGGACCCCTGAAGCCGCGCTGCTGCTGACCGGAAGTGTGCTGGGCATGGTGGCTTTTTTCGGTGGCCTGTTCGTGATCGGCGGCACGCTGACCTTCTGGACGGTAGAGAGCGTGGAGGCCATGAACGTCCTGACCTACGGCGGACGCACGCTGATCTCGTATCCGATGGACATTTACGGCCAATTCCTCCGCAAGACCTTCACGTACCTGATTCCCGCTGCCTTCCTGTCGTATTTCCCTGTGCTGCACGTTCTGGGTCGCCCGCTGCCCGACGGCCTTCCGCTGCTGGCGGCCTATCTGTCACCGCTCGTTGGCCCGCTGATGCTGGCGGCGGCCTTCGCATTCTGGCGGCTGGGCGTGCGCCATTACGGGGGAACAGGAACGTGA
- a CDS encoding acyl-CoA dehydrogenase family protein — protein sequence MTKSAPNPMALLAQIDMDALGRLSQKVDLPALLNAASSMSDGQLKQLSRMLAGGQEDKHRALPEANGDFFGQMDTLTDEERAVALTTRQFMHEHVAPIMNEYWSRDEFPKQLIPELRKLDLLRKIWNEDGTRKPNATVVEGLVTLEACKVDVSTAVFFGVHAGLAFASIALGGSDEQKAEWLPKMMDLEAVGAFGLTEPEGGSQVSQGMRTTCKRDGDSWTLRGQKKWIGNSTFSDLTVIWARDVDTQEVRGFIVRAGTPGYRVEKIGGKIALRIVENGLITLDDCRVPDSDRLQNVQGWRTTAEVLRLTRAGVAWQGVGCAMGAYELAVNYSQEREQFGKRIGEFQLIQNHLVHMLGNVTSMFALCLRLSHMADSGTMKDEHAALAKVFTAARCRETVALARETFGGNGILLENGVAKHFADTEAIYSYEGTNEINTLVVGRAITGLSAFV from the coding sequence ATGACCAAATCTGCTCCCAATCCAATGGCCCTGCTCGCGCAGATCGACATGGATGCCCTAGGCCGCCTGAGCCAGAAGGTGGACCTGCCTGCCCTGCTGAACGCCGCTTCCAGCATGAGCGACGGGCAACTCAAGCAGCTCTCGCGCATGCTGGCGGGCGGCCAAGAGGACAAACATAGGGCGCTGCCCGAAGCCAACGGCGACTTCTTTGGTCAGATGGACACCCTGACCGACGAGGAACGCGCCGTGGCCCTGACCACGCGCCAGTTCATGCACGAACATGTTGCCCCGATCATGAACGAGTACTGGAGCCGCGACGAGTTCCCGAAACAGCTCATTCCCGAGCTGCGCAAGCTGGACCTGCTGCGCAAAATCTGGAACGAGGACGGCACCCGCAAACCCAATGCCACCGTCGTTGAGGGTCTGGTCACGTTGGAAGCCTGCAAGGTGGACGTGAGTACGGCCGTGTTCTTCGGGGTCCACGCGGGCCTAGCCTTCGCCAGTATTGCGCTGGGCGGCAGCGACGAGCAGAAGGCCGAGTGGCTGCCCAAGATGATGGACCTGGAAGCCGTCGGCGCCTTCGGCCTGACCGAACCCGAGGGCGGCTCGCAGGTCAGTCAGGGGATGCGGACTACCTGCAAACGCGACGGCGACAGTTGGACCCTGCGCGGTCAGAAGAAATGGATCGGTAACTCGACCTTTAGTGACCTGACCGTGATCTGGGCCCGCGACGTGGACACCCAGGAGGTGCGTGGCTTCATCGTACGTGCCGGAACGCCGGGCTACAGGGTTGAGAAGATCGGGGGCAAGATTGCCTTGCGGATCGTGGAGAACGGCCTGATTACCCTGGACGACTGCCGCGTGCCCGACAGCGACCGCCTGCAGAACGTCCAGGGGTGGCGCACCACCGCGGAGGTCCTCAGACTGACCCGTGCGGGCGTGGCGTGGCAGGGCGTGGGCTGCGCGATGGGTGCCTATGAGCTGGCCGTGAATTACAGCCAGGAACGCGAGCAGTTCGGCAAGCGCATCGGTGAGTTCCAGCTCATCCAGAATCACCTCGTGCATATGCTGGGGAACGTGACCAGCATGTTCGCGCTGTGCCTGCGCCTGAGCCACATGGCCGACTCGGGCACCATGAAGGACGAACACGCTGCGCTGGCCAAGGTCTTCACGGCGGCCCGCTGCCGGGAAACGGTGGCCCTGGCGCGTGAAACCTTCGGCGGCAACGGTATCCTGCTCGAAAACGGCGTGGCCAAGCATTTTGCCGACACCGAGGCGATCTACTCCTATGAGGGGACTAACGAGATCAACACCCTGGTGGTGGGCCGTGCCATTACCGGGCTGAGCGCCTTCGTTTAA
- a CDS encoding complex I NDUFA9 subunit family protein: MKILVTGGTGFVGQAVVGELVARGHQVWAGSREGREGGAGQAIRLDVTDPASVLDAVAKVDPDAVVHLVGIIAEKGKQTFQAVHVDGTRHVLAAMPRGARYVHMSALGADVNSASGYSASKGRAEALVRESGLRFTIFEPSLIFGVGDDFFGRVLRELVSTAPIVPQIGDGSFPFRPVSVQDVAQAFAQAAESETGLGETYALTGPEEYTFRQLLELELDTLGKKKPIVPVPLPLMNVAVPLMNLLPNPPITRDQYAMLKEGNTAPNEPARTVFDLPMLKLPNHLPQIVAGAKR; this comes from the coding sequence ATGAAGATACTCGTGACCGGGGGAACTGGATTTGTCGGACAGGCCGTTGTCGGGGAACTCGTCGCGCGCGGGCATCAGGTCTGGGCGGGCAGCCGTGAGGGCCGGGAAGGCGGCGCGGGACAGGCCATCAGACTGGACGTCACCGATCCTGCCAGTGTCTTGGACGCTGTAGCGAAGGTGGACCCCGACGCCGTGGTGCACCTGGTGGGCATCATTGCCGAGAAGGGCAAGCAGACGTTTCAGGCGGTGCATGTGGACGGCACCCGGCATGTGCTTGCTGCTATGCCACGTGGGGCACGCTACGTGCACATGAGCGCGCTGGGGGCGGACGTGAACAGCGCCAGCGGCTACAGCGCGAGCAAGGGCCGCGCCGAGGCCCTGGTGCGGGAGAGCGGCCTGCGCTTCACCATCTTCGAGCCGAGCCTGATCTTCGGTGTGGGCGACGACTTTTTCGGGCGGGTGCTGCGCGAACTGGTCAGCACCGCTCCCATCGTGCCGCAGATTGGCGACGGCTCTTTCCCCTTCCGGCCCGTCAGCGTGCAGGATGTGGCGCAGGCTTTCGCCCAGGCTGCCGAGTCCGAGACCGGCTTGGGCGAAACCTACGCGTTGACCGGTCCGGAGGAGTACACCTTCCGGCAGTTGCTGGAGCTGGAGCTGGACACGCTGGGCAAGAAGAAACCCATCGTTCCGGTGCCGCTGCCGCTGATGAATGTGGCGGTGCCCCTGATGAACCTGCTGCCCAACCCGCCGATCACTAGAGACCAGTACGCCATGCTCAAGGAGGGCAACACTGCCCCCAATGAACCGGCGCGCACGGTGTTCGATCTGCCGATGTTGAAACTGCCGAATCACCTGCCGCAGATCGTTGCGGGGGCGAAGCGATAG
- a CDS encoding TetR/AcrR family transcriptional regulator produces the protein MDSSSLRERQKERRRARIYSVAIELFKRGGFQTTTATDIAKASNVSRGTFFNYYPYKEAVLLDYGSEVMDRLRDQAESRLSQGVPPLAVLYEVWDALAEENARERDLFPPLAYEVMNPNPERARTAYQALPLSKVIELILRPLHQSGQMRTDLSLQRISNLIADTYLMVALRWSAYGTERPLQEEMRLALNLLLEGAVRRDLVRP, from the coding sequence ATGGATTCTTCCTCGCTGCGTGAACGCCAGAAAGAGCGCCGACGCGCCCGCATCTACAGTGTCGCCATCGAGCTGTTCAAGCGCGGCGGCTTTCAAACGACCACTGCCACCGATATCGCCAAGGCCAGCAACGTCTCGCGCGGCACCTTCTTCAATTACTACCCCTACAAGGAGGCCGTGCTACTTGACTACGGCTCCGAGGTTATGGACCGCCTGCGCGATCAGGCCGAGTCGCGGCTCTCGCAGGGCGTCCCGCCCCTGGCCGTGCTGTACGAGGTGTGGGACGCGCTGGCTGAGGAAAACGCCCGTGAGCGCGACCTGTTTCCGCCGCTGGCCTACGAGGTCATGAATCCCAATCCCGAGCGTGCCCGCACCGCGTACCAGGCGCTGCCGCTGAGCAAGGTCATCGAGCTGATCCTGCGCCCGTTGCATCAGAGTGGGCAGATGCGGACGGACCTCAGCCTCCAGCGCATCAGCAACCTGATCGCCGACACCTACCTGATGGTGGCCCTGCGCTGGAGCGCCTACGGCACCGAGCGCCCCTTGCAGGAGGAGATGCGGCTGGCGCTGAATCTGTTGCTCGAGGGTGCGGTGCGCCGCGACCTCGTCCGGCCCTAA